One region of Trichosurus vulpecula isolate mTriVul1 chromosome 1, mTriVul1.pri, whole genome shotgun sequence genomic DNA includes:
- the LOC118842664 gene encoding sorting and assembly machinery component 50 homolog — MGTVHARSLEPLPVSGPDFGGLGDEAEFVEVEPEIKQEVLENKDVVVQHVHFDGLGRTKDDIIMYEIGDVFRAKNLIDVMRKAHEAREKLLRLGIFRQVDVLTDTCQGDDALPNGLDVTFEVTELRRLTGSYNTMVGNNEGSMVLGLKLPNIFGRAEKVTFQFSYGTKETSYGLSFFKPQPGNFDRNFSLNLYKVTGQFPWSSLRETDRGVSAEYSFPIWKTSHTLKWEAVWRELGCLARTASFAVRKESGHSLKSSLSHAMVIDSRNSSILPRKGALLKVNQELAGYTGGDVSFLKEDFELQLNQQFLLDTVLSASLWGGMLVPIGEKPSSIADRFCLGGPTSVRGFSMYSIGPQSEGDYLGGEAYWAGGLHLYTPLPFRPGQGGFGDLFRTHFFLNAGNLCNLNYGEGPKAHLRKLAECIRWSYGAGIVLRLGNIARLELNYCIPMGVQRGDRICDGVQFGAGIRFL; from the coding sequence ATGGGCACCGTGCACGCGCGGAGCTTGGAGCCTCTTCCTGTCAGCGGGCCTGACTTTGGAGGTTTGGGAGATGAAGCTGAATTTGTGGAGGTCGAACCCGAAATCAAGCAGGAGGTCCTGGAAAACAAAGACGTGGTGGTCCAACACGTCCATTTCGATGGCCTGGGCAGGACCAAAGATGACATCATCATGTATGAAATTGGAGACGTCTTTAGGGCTAAAAATCTCATTGACGTGATGAGGAAGGCTCACGAAGCCCGTGAGAAGCTGCTCCGCCTCGGCATCTTTAGGCAGGTTGATGTTCTTACTGACACGTGCCAAGGTGACGACGCCCTCCCTAATGGCTTGGATGTCACCTTTGAAGTCACTGAACTGAGGCGGTTGACAGGCAGCTACAACACCATGGTGGGGAACAACGAAGGCAGCATGGTCCTTGGCCTCAAACTCCCCAATATCTTTGGCCGTGCAGAGAAGGTGACTTTTCAGTTCTCCTATGGAACAAAGGAAACTTCTTATGGCCTCTCCTTCTTCAAGCCACAGCCTGGAAACTTTGACAGGAACTTCTCTTTGAACCTGTATAAAGTCACTGGCCAGTTCCCATGGAGCTCCCTtcgtgagacagacagaggtgtgTCCGCCGAGTACAGCTTCCCCATATGGAAGACGAGCCACACCCTGAAGTGGGAGGCCGTGTGGCGAGAGCTGGGCTGTCTTGCGAGGACAGCGTCATTTGCTGTTCGAAAGGAGAGTGGACACTCTCTCAAATCATCTCTCTCGCACGCGATGGTCATTGATTCTCGGAACTCCTCCATCTTGCCGAGGAAGGGCGCTCTGTTGAAAGTGAACCAGGAGCTGGCCGGCTACACGGGCGGGGATGTGAGCTTCCTGAAAGAAGACTTTGAGCTTCAGCTGAATCAGCAGTTCCTCCTGGACACGGTTTTGTCGGCCTCCCTCTGGGGCGGGATGTTGGTGCCGATTGGGGAGAAGCCGTCAAGCATCGCCGATAGGTTCTGTCTCGGTGGTCCCACAAGCGTCCGGGGCTTCAGCATGTACAGCATTGGACCCCAGAGTGAAGGTGACTACCTGGGAGGAGAAGCCTACTGGGCCGGCGGCCTGCACCTCTATACACCACTGCCCTTCCGACCCGGCCAGGGTGGCTTTGGGGATCTCTTCCGGACCCATTTCTTCCTCAACGCAGGAAACCTTTGCAACCTAAACTATGGggaaggtccaaaagctcatcTTCGTAAGCTAGCTGAATGTATCCGCTGGTCTTATGGTGCTGGAATCGTCCTCAGACTGGGCAACATTGCTCGCCTGGAGCTGAATTACTGCATCCCCATGGGTGTGCAGAGGGGCGACAGGATATGTGATGGTGTTCAGTTTGGAGCTGGGATAAGATTTCTGTAA